The Swingsia samuiensis genome contains the following window.
ACCCTTTCTTTTCTTCCAGGCGTCAAGATTGGTGTCTTAGGTGTTAACGGTGCCGGTAAATCAACCTTGCTTAAGGTAATGGCGGGGATTGAAAAAGAGTTCGGCGGTGAAGCTTGGGCGGCTGATGGCGTAAAAATTGGTTATTTGGAACAAGAACCAAAGCTTGATGAAAGCTTGACCGTTGGCGAGAATGTTGCCCAAGGCTTTGGTGAGTTAAAGACGGCAGTAGATCGCTTTAACGAAATTTCCATGAAATTTGCAGAGCCAATGTCAGATGATGAAATGACAGCGCTTCTTGCAGAACAGGCCGAATTACAAGAAAAAATAGATGCTGGAGATGGTTGGGAGCTTGATCGTAAGCTAGAGATCGCTCTGGATGCGTTGCGTTGCCCGCCAGCGGATAGTGCTGTTACGCAGCTTTCTGGGGGTGAAAAGCGCCGTGTTGCTTTGTGCCGTCTATTGCTTGAAAAACCAGATATTTTGCTGCTCGATGAGCCGACAAACCATTTGGATGCAGAAAGTGTTGCGTGGTTAGAAAAGACACTGCGTGATTATACGGGAACGGTTATGGTTATCACCCATGATCGTTACTTCCTTGATAATGTCACAAACTGGATTCTTGAGCTTGAAAGAGGCCGTGGTTATCCGTTTGAAGGAAATTATTCCTCATGGCTAACACAAAAACGTAAACGTTTGGCTCAGGAAGAGAAAGAAGAAAGTGCTCGTCAGCGTGCATTGGCCGCTGAGCAGGAGTGGATTAACAGTTCACCAAAAGCACGTCAGGCGAAGAGTAAAGCACGTATTACAAAATACGAAGAAATGCTGGCAGCAAATTCTGAAAGAGCCGGCGGCACTGCTGATATCGTGATTACACCGGGCCCTCGCTTGGGAAGCACGGTTATTGAAGCCGAAAATCTAAGCAAAGGCTTTGGCGATCAACTCCTGATTGAGAATTTGAACTTCAAGCTGCCGCCTGGTGGTATTGTGGGCGTTATTGGGCCAAATGGTGCTGGTAAATCAACACTCTTTAAAATGATTACCGGTATGGAAAAACCTGACGGTGGTTCTTTGAAGATTGGTGATACGGTAAAGCTTGGCTATGTCGATCAGTCTCGTAACACCTTGGATGATAATAAAACTGTCTGGGAAGAGATTTCTGGCGGAACAGATGTGATCCAATTAGGAAAGCGTACGGTTCCTTCTCGTGCATATGTTGGAGCGTTTAACTTCAAAGGCTCAGATCAACAAAAACGTGTCGGTGTTCTTTCAGGTGGTGAGCGTAATCGTGTGCATCTTGCGAAGATGTTAAAGCAAGATAGTAACGTTATTCTTCTCGACGAACCAACAAACGACTTGGATGTTGATACTCTACGTGCGTTGGAAGATGCTTTGGCTGAATTCGCAGGCTGTGCTGTGGTCATCTCCCATGATCGTTGGTTCCTTGATCGTCTGGCCACACATATTCTTGCTTTTGAAGGGGATAGCCACGTTGAGTGGTTTGAAGGTAACTTCCAAGCCTATGAAGAAGATAAAAGACGTCGTCTTGGCCCAGATGCTACCGAACCAAGCCGGATTAAATATCGTCCTTTAGCACGTTAATTTGTAATTTCTGGTTTACTTCCTGAGAGCAGTATGGTTTTCGGGAAGTATAAAAGAGAAGAGGCGTGTAATTAATTGTTAGGGCGGGGAATACGAACAACTCGTCTTTCTCTAAAGCCTGTTGAATGGCAGGATTTAGAGGATATGATTGCCTTAAAAACAAATGCTGGTGCATTTGGTCGCATGTTGGGCGGAGTGCGGAGCCGTCACACTGTTGAGAAAGAAATGGCAGAAGATATTTCTTTCTGGGCAGAACGAAAAATTGGTATCTTTACAATTAGAGAGAATGACCAGTTTGTTGGTATGACAGGCGTTCACGAGCGACCTGATGGTCGTGGCCTTGGGCTTCGTTTTTCAATTTTTCCATGGGCATCTGGGCGTGGAATTGCACGCGAAGCGGCTAATGCAGCCGTTCAATATGTATTTAATACGGGGGAAAAGCGAATTATTGCTGTTGCAAGAGAGGATAATCTTGCATCGCGGATTGTTTTAGGTGGAATTGGTTTCCATCAGATTGATACATTCGAGCGCGATGGATATGTAATGTATCTTTATGAAATTATTGCGTAAAAAAACGAGAGTAAATGTACTCTCGTTTTTTTATTAAGGTATTAGTGGTGGCCGTTAACTTGGCGTTCTAGTGCAGAAATAAGTGAATCTACATTTCCACCATGATGAGCAAGGTAAGAGCTGTAGTCACCGCGTTGGTTCATGCGTAGGCTAGCACCTTCACCATACATATCGATGATTTTTGGTGGCTGACCGTTTACGATAAGTTGTAGAGTAACCGTTGGCTGATTAGGGCGGTCAATAACGGTGTCAACGCGCTCACCATCAGGTGTCTGTACAGAACCAGTGACGTGGAATTTGACGCCTTGGTAATTGCCAATTTGCCCTGTTACTGTGTTCATAAGAACTTGACTGAAAAGGCCAACATATTTTTGGCGTTGTTCAGGAGTAGCGGTACGCCAGTAACGGCCGAGGCAGTAACGAGCAATTCCTTGAATATCAACGTTAGACTGTAAAAGTGGAAGAACAGCCTGCTGTTTTGCCTCAAGTGATTGTGAGGAGTTAACGATATTGAGAAGTTTGCTTCCGAAAGAATTTACAAAGTCAGTAGCTGGGGATGCTTGAGCAACACCAGAGCCAAAAGCAAGTGAAAGGGTGAATGCACCGAGAAGAGCGCGGCGCGAAAAAACTTTAATCATTTCGTGTATCCTTAGTTGTACCAATCAGGGGTCGTTGCTCGGTGATCTGCTTTTAGGGCGTCTATCTGGCTCTGGCGGCTTTGCTGCCAAGCACTACGAATATAAGAATATGGATCTAAGCTAGAATGCTCCAGCTGATCTATTTGGTCAACGCTATCTGCAAAACCATTTAAAGTGCCGAGAATATTGTAAGCCCAGTTGAAGGTGAGCAAACCATACCCGCGTGGAACATAGTTAAGCGGTAGCATTGCCTGACCTATAGCATATCCAGCCGTATCACGGAAGTTGCTTGGGCCAAGGAAGGGGAGGAAGAGGTAAGGACCACTTTTAACGCCCCATGAGCCCATGGTCATTCCTGGGTCGGTTTCATGCTGTTTGTAGCCGACTAAGCTTGCTACATCAAAAAGACCACCGACACCTGCGCTCATATTGATGACGAAGCGCATGAAGGTATCGCCTGCTCGGCGTGGTTTGCCGGCCCCTACGTCTGAGAAGAAGACAATAGGCTCACGCCATGTTTCGTTCAGGTTTGAGATAGAATGTCTGACAGGTTGTGGAACCGCCCATATCCAAGCTTTTCCAATCGGACGTAGGGCATGTTTGTATGCCCACATCTGAACGTTATACATTTTCCTGTTGAGTGGTTCGTAAGGATCGTTAGCAGCTTTGTAGTCAGCAAGATCATCTGGATCTTTTGGCGGTGGATTACGTAAAGAGCTACAAGCGCCAAGCATCAACAAAGCCAAAACGCCGGCCGTGGCTCTGTAGCGGCGTGAGTATACTACGCCGGAATTGTTCTTATCCTGCTGAGAGTTCATAACCAATCCTCAAAAACCCCTTTTCGCATATATCTTTCACGAAAACGTTACAGCGCTGATGAGATGAACTCGACAGCAACAACCTCGCTACGGTTTAGGCGAATAAGGCCGTAAGTCAATCTTACGCCAAAAACTGCGAAATTAAATTAATCATAGCCTATTCTTTCCTTTCCTGCACCCCTCTGAATCATTTCTTTGAAAAGTAGATTTTATAGCAGAAAAGATGAGAATATGAGGGAATAAGTGATGTTTAGTTTCAAAATATACTTTGACTTGATCAATATTTCTGTAGCACTGTGATGAAAATTCAACACTAAGGGAATTATCCAGCGATGAAGTTATTTACTCGCAAAGCATCACTTTTGGCGACTGTGGGATTAATTAGTTTGTCATTGGGTGTTGCTCAAGCCCGACCAACCGTTTTGTCTCAGCCTTGGGGCGCTACTCCTGATGGCCAAGCGGTACGTATTGTCACGTTAAAGAATGACCATAACGTTACAGCACGTGTGATTACATATGGTGGAATTATTCAGTCTGTAGAGACCCCGAACCGAGAAGGTAAATTACAAGACGTTGTTTTGGGCTTTAATAATTTAAACGGATATACTCAGGATAGCGCCAAGGGTGGGCTTTATTTTGGTGCAATCATTGGTCGTTATGCAAACCGTATTGCTAAAGGAACCTATTCTATAGACGGAAAGGTTTATCACGCAGCTATTACGGCCGGCCCGAATGCGATGCACGGTGGTAAAAAAGGGTTTGATAAAAACGTTTGGACTATTGAAAAAACGGGTGTTACGGAAGATGGCGCTTTCGTAACATTAAAGCTTGTTAGCCCAAATGGCGATCAGGGCTTCCCTGGTACACTGACAACGCATGTCACATATAGTCTTAATAATGATAATGCATTTTCGCTTCATTATGTTGCGACAACTGATGCTCCGACCGTTCTTAATTTGACCAATCATAGTTATTGGAACTTAAACGGTGAAGGTTCTGGTACGATTGAGCCAGAAATTCTTCAGGTTAATGCCGATAGATTTACGCCCACAGACAGCACATCTATTCCGACTGGTGAAATTGCACCGGTGGCTGGAACCCCGCTCGACTTTACGAAGCCAACAGCTATTGGCGATCGTTTGCGTAGTAATAACCAGCAGATGCTTTATGCCCGTGGGTATGACATGAACTGGGTAGTCAATGGTGAGTATGGTAAAGAACCACGCTTGGCAGGTAAGGTCTACGACCCACGTTCAGGCCGTGGAATGGAGATCTTAACAAACCAACCTGGCTTGCAAGTTTACACATCAAACTCTTTAGATGGTACATATGCAGGTG
Protein-coding sequences here:
- the ettA gene encoding energy-dependent translational throttle protein EttA — protein: MAAYQYVYVMKDLTKAYPGGREVFKGITLSFLPGVKIGVLGVNGAGKSTLLKVMAGIEKEFGGEAWAADGVKIGYLEQEPKLDESLTVGENVAQGFGELKTAVDRFNEISMKFAEPMSDDEMTALLAEQAELQEKIDAGDGWELDRKLEIALDALRCPPADSAVTQLSGGEKRRVALCRLLLEKPDILLLDEPTNHLDAESVAWLEKTLRDYTGTVMVITHDRYFLDNVTNWILELERGRGYPFEGNYSSWLTQKRKRLAQEEKEESARQRALAAEQEWINSSPKARQAKSKARITKYEEMLAANSERAGGTADIVITPGPRLGSTVIEAENLSKGFGDQLLIENLNFKLPPGGIVGVIGPNGAGKSTLFKMITGMEKPDGGSLKIGDTVKLGYVDQSRNTLDDNKTVWEEISGGTDVIQLGKRTVPSRAYVGAFNFKGSDQQKRVGVLSGGERNRVHLAKMLKQDSNVILLDEPTNDLDVDTLRALEDALAEFAGCAVVISHDRWFLDRLATHILAFEGDSHVEWFEGNFQAYEEDKRRRLGPDATEPSRIKYRPLAR
- a CDS encoding GNAT family N-acetyltransferase, coding for MLGRGIRTTRLSLKPVEWQDLEDMIALKTNAGAFGRMLGGVRSRHTVEKEMAEDISFWAERKIGIFTIRENDQFVGMTGVHERPDGRGLGLRFSIFPWASGRGIAREAANAAVQYVFNTGEKRIIAVAREDNLASRIVLGGIGFHQIDTFERDGYVMYLYEIIA
- a CDS encoding MlaC/ttg2D family ABC transporter substrate-binding protein, with amino-acid sequence MIKVFSRRALLGAFTLSLAFGSGVAQASPATDFVNSFGSKLLNIVNSSQSLEAKQQAVLPLLQSNVDIQGIARYCLGRYWRTATPEQRQKYVGLFSQVLMNTVTGQIGNYQGVKFHVTGSVQTPDGERVDTVIDRPNQPTVTLQLIVNGQPPKIIDMYGEGASLRMNQRGDYSSYLAHHGGNVDSLISALERQVNGHH
- a CDS encoding MlaA family lipoprotein; protein product: MNSQQDKNNSGVVYSRRYRATAGVLALLMLGACSSLRNPPPKDPDDLADYKAANDPYEPLNRKMYNVQMWAYKHALRPIGKAWIWAVPQPVRHSISNLNETWREPIVFFSDVGAGKPRRAGDTFMRFVINMSAGVGGLFDVASLVGYKQHETDPGMTMGSWGVKSGPYLFLPFLGPSNFRDTAGYAIGQAMLPLNYVPRGYGLLTFNWAYNILGTLNGFADSVDQIDQLEHSSLDPYSYIRSAWQQSRQSQIDALKADHRATTPDWYN
- a CDS encoding aldose epimerase family protein, encoding MKLFTRKASLLATVGLISLSLGVAQARPTVLSQPWGATPDGQAVRIVTLKNDHNVTARVITYGGIIQSVETPNREGKLQDVVLGFNNLNGYTQDSAKGGLYFGAIIGRYANRIAKGTYSIDGKVYHAAITAGPNAMHGGKKGFDKNVWTIEKTGVTEDGAFVTLKLVSPNGDQGFPGTLTTHVTYSLNNDNAFSLHYVATTDAPTVLNLTNHSYWNLNGEGSGTIEPEILQVNADRFTPTDSTSIPTGEIAPVAGTPLDFTKPTAIGDRLRSNNQQMLYARGYDMNWVVNGEYGKEPRLAGKVYDPRSGRGMEILTNQPGLQVYTSNSLDGTYAGVSGHTYRQTDAVAFEAEHYPDSPNHPSFPTTELKPGQTFDYTTTYRFTNK